In Arthrobacter sp. StoSoilB5, one genomic interval encodes:
- a CDS encoding NADP-dependent isocitrate dehydrogenase codes for MAKIIYTHTDEAPMLATYSFLPIVEAYASTAGVEVETRDISLAGRIIAVFGDFLTEEQRTGNALAELGELAKQPEANIIKLPNISASVPQLKAAIAELQAQGYALPDYPDNPSSDTETDIRSRYDKIKGSAVNPVLREGNSDRRAPLSVKNYARQNPHSMGAWSADSKTNVATMGQNDFRSNEKSVVLKADDSLSIQLVREDGTTKVLKKDFPVLAGEVVDATALRADALDEFLKAQVARAKEEGILFSAHLKATMMKVSDPIIFGHVVKAYFSELFDTYGKQLAAAGISPNNGLAAILSGLEDLPEDVREGVKAAITTGLEDGPALAMVDSDKGITSLHVPSDIIVDASMPAMIRSSGHMWGPDGKEADTLAVIPDSSYAGVYQVVLDDCRANGAFDPTTMGTVPNVGLMAQAAEEYGSHDKTFEVQAAGTIQLVDSKGNVLTEHQVSPGDIWRACQTKDVPIRDWVKLAVTRARASQTPAVFWLDKGRAHDANLIAKVNEYLKDHDTEGLQIEIMSPEEATAFTLERIRKGEDTISVTGNVLRDYLTDLFPILELGTSAKMLSIVPLINGGGLFETGAGGSAPKHVQQLIKENHLRWDSLGEFLALAVSFEHLATTTGNARAQVLADTLDRATGTFLLENKSPRRSVGELDNRGSHFYLATYWAQELAKQTEDAELAKDFAAIAEALTSNEEVIVGELNAVQGPGVDLGGYYRPDAAKAAEIMRPSATFNKVLATLS; via the coding sequence ATGGCCAAGATTATCTATACCCACACAGACGAAGCGCCGATGCTGGCTACCTACTCATTCCTGCCGATTGTGGAAGCGTATGCCTCGACCGCAGGTGTGGAGGTCGAGACCCGCGACATTTCGCTGGCAGGCCGCATCATCGCCGTTTTCGGCGATTTCCTGACTGAAGAGCAGCGCACGGGCAACGCCCTGGCTGAACTTGGCGAACTGGCAAAGCAGCCGGAAGCCAACATCATCAAGCTGCCCAACATCAGCGCCTCCGTGCCGCAGCTCAAGGCTGCCATCGCCGAGCTCCAGGCCCAGGGCTACGCCCTTCCGGACTACCCGGACAACCCCTCCTCGGACACCGAGACGGACATCCGCTCGCGCTACGACAAAATCAAGGGCTCCGCTGTGAACCCGGTGCTGCGTGAAGGCAACTCTGACCGCCGCGCACCGCTGTCGGTGAAGAACTACGCCCGTCAGAACCCGCACTCTATGGGCGCCTGGTCTGCCGATTCCAAGACCAACGTTGCCACCATGGGCCAGAACGATTTCCGCTCCAACGAGAAATCCGTTGTGCTCAAGGCTGACGATTCCCTCAGCATCCAGCTGGTCCGCGAAGACGGCACCACCAAGGTCCTCAAGAAGGACTTCCCCGTACTGGCCGGTGAAGTTGTGGACGCTACCGCCCTGCGCGCTGACGCCCTGGACGAGTTCCTCAAAGCACAGGTTGCCCGTGCCAAGGAAGAGGGCATCCTCTTCTCCGCACACCTGAAGGCCACCATGATGAAGGTCTCGGACCCCATCATCTTCGGCCACGTGGTCAAGGCTTACTTCTCGGAACTGTTCGACACCTATGGCAAGCAGCTCGCAGCCGCAGGCATCAGCCCCAACAACGGCCTCGCAGCCATCCTCAGCGGCCTGGAAGACCTGCCGGAAGACGTCCGCGAGGGCGTCAAGGCAGCCATCACCACGGGCCTTGAAGACGGTCCCGCCCTGGCAATGGTGGACTCGGACAAGGGCATCACGAGCCTGCATGTTCCGTCTGACATCATCGTTGACGCTTCCATGCCGGCCATGATTCGTTCCTCCGGCCACATGTGGGGCCCGGATGGCAAGGAAGCGGACACGCTCGCCGTCATCCCGGACAGCTCCTACGCCGGCGTCTACCAGGTAGTCCTGGACGATTGCCGTGCCAATGGCGCGTTCGATCCCACCACCATGGGCACCGTTCCCAACGTGGGCCTTATGGCGCAGGCGGCCGAGGAATACGGCAGCCACGACAAAACCTTCGAAGTCCAGGCAGCCGGAACCATCCAGCTCGTGGACAGCAAGGGCAACGTCCTCACCGAGCACCAGGTATCCCCGGGTGACATCTGGCGCGCCTGCCAGACCAAGGATGTCCCGATCCGCGACTGGGTCAAGCTTGCCGTTACCCGGGCCCGCGCTTCCCAGACCCCGGCCGTTTTCTGGCTGGACAAGGGCCGTGCGCACGACGCCAACCTCATCGCCAAGGTCAACGAGTACCTCAAGGACCACGACACCGAGGGCCTGCAGATCGAGATTATGTCCCCGGAGGAGGCAACAGCCTTCACCCTGGAGCGCATCCGCAAGGGCGAGGACACCATCTCCGTCACCGGTAACGTCCTCCGCGACTACCTCACGGACCTGTTCCCGATCCTTGAGCTCGGCACCAGCGCCAAGATGCTCTCCATCGTTCCGCTGATCAACGGCGGTGGCCTGTTCGAGACCGGTGCCGGTGGTTCCGCTCCCAAGCACGTCCAGCAGCTGATCAAGGAAAACCACCTCCGCTGGGACAGCCTGGGTGAATTCCTTGCTTTGGCCGTCAGCTTCGAGCACCTGGCCACCACCACGGGCAACGCCCGCGCACAGGTCCTTGCCGACACGTTGGACCGCGCCACGGGTACGTTCCTGCTGGAAAACAAGTCCCCGCGCCGCAGCGTTGGCGAGCTGGACAACCGTGGAAGCCACTTCTACCTGGCCACGTACTGGGCACAGGAACTGGCCAAGCAGACTGAGGATGCCGAGCTGGCCAAGGATTTCGCTGCCATCGCTGAAGCCCTGACCTCCAACGAGGAAGTCATCGTCGGCGAGCTGAACGCAGTCCAGGGTCCCGGCGTCGATCTGGGTGGTTACTACCGTCCGGACGCTGCCAAGGCTGCTGAGATCATGCGCCCGTCGGCCACGTTCAACAAGGTCCTCGCGACCCTGAGTTAG
- a CDS encoding FAD-dependent oxidoreductase codes for MVDVVVVGGGAMGSAAAWQLARSGKSVILLERFEAGHHIGASHGATRNFNTAYAEADYLDLLAEAKTLWDELAAETGAPLLDLVGLANHGNVERLRTVQAAHQERGIESYFISADEAMDRWQGMNFATDVLFVPGSGRVRSANALVALRTAAESHGAIFKYSTPVRDIRIDGAETVVVVTDETEYTANRVVVTAGAWTNKVLGEHAKLPPLVVTQEQPAHFTPVDNTLVWPSFNHNPDPDPNNELYEYWYSPVYGMLTPGEGVKAGWHGVGPVMDPDERTFQPIPEQLDALVRYAQEWLPGVDPSTAVPISCTYTTTPTEDFVLDRFGPLVVGAGFSGHGFKFTPAIGRVLKDIVDGGVAPQRFLADR; via the coding sequence ATGGTTGACGTCGTAGTTGTTGGTGGAGGGGCGATGGGGTCCGCCGCAGCGTGGCAGTTGGCGCGCAGCGGTAAGTCCGTGATCCTTCTGGAGCGGTTCGAGGCCGGTCATCACATCGGTGCATCCCACGGCGCCACCCGCAACTTCAACACCGCCTACGCTGAGGCCGACTACCTGGACCTTCTTGCCGAAGCGAAGACCCTGTGGGATGAGCTTGCTGCCGAAACGGGCGCGCCGCTGCTGGACCTCGTGGGGTTGGCAAACCACGGCAACGTCGAACGGCTCCGGACCGTCCAGGCTGCCCATCAGGAACGCGGGATCGAGAGCTACTTCATCTCAGCGGACGAGGCCATGGACCGCTGGCAAGGCATGAACTTCGCCACCGATGTGCTCTTCGTTCCCGGATCTGGGCGGGTCCGTTCAGCCAACGCGCTGGTGGCACTCCGAACGGCCGCCGAGTCCCATGGCGCCATTTTCAAGTATTCGACGCCGGTCCGCGACATCCGCATCGACGGCGCCGAAACCGTGGTGGTGGTGACGGACGAGACCGAGTACACGGCCAACCGCGTTGTAGTCACCGCCGGCGCCTGGACGAACAAGGTCCTCGGCGAACATGCCAAGCTACCGCCCCTGGTTGTTACCCAGGAGCAGCCCGCCCATTTCACCCCCGTGGACAACACGCTGGTGTGGCCGAGCTTCAACCACAACCCGGACCCCGATCCGAACAACGAACTCTACGAATACTGGTACAGCCCTGTGTACGGCATGCTCACCCCCGGCGAGGGCGTCAAGGCCGGCTGGCACGGCGTCGGCCCCGTGATGGATCCGGACGAGCGCACGTTCCAGCCCATACCCGAGCAGCTCGACGCATTGGTACGTTACGCGCAAGAGTGGCTTCCCGGCGTCGACCCTTCAACCGCGGTTCCCATCAGCTGCACGTACACCACCACGCCTACTGAGGACTTTGTGCTGGACCGCTTCGGACCGTTGGTGGTGGGCGCCGGGTTCTCAGGGCACGGTTTCAAGTTCACACCGGCTATCGGCCGGGTGCTGAAGGACATCGTCGACGGCGGGGTGGCACCTCAGCGCTTCCTGGCCGACCGTTAG
- a CDS encoding DoxX family protein, producing MAGHSAFAASVAAMGVQKPEIVAWLVIAGELGLGLLLVLGALTRVAGFLAAILFAGIWFVTEAGKPLLTDKAGVNAELLIVYVAISVAFVFLGPGAWSVDRKLARQPVGQRR from the coding sequence GTGGCAGGGCACTCCGCCTTCGCTGCGTCAGTCGCCGCCATGGGCGTGCAGAAGCCCGAAATCGTGGCCTGGCTCGTCATCGCCGGTGAACTTGGGTTAGGGCTGCTTCTGGTGCTCGGGGCGCTGACCAGAGTGGCCGGGTTCCTCGCCGCGATCCTGTTCGCCGGAATCTGGTTCGTGACGGAAGCCGGCAAGCCCCTGCTCACGGACAAGGCGGGTGTTAATGCCGAGCTCCTGATCGTCTACGTCGCCATTTCCGTGGCATTCGTGTTCCTGGGTCCTGGCGCTTGGTCAGTGGACCGGAAGCTGGCAAGGCAGCCCGTCGGCCAGCGGCGTTAG
- a CDS encoding Gfo/Idh/MocA family oxidoreductase — MTLPIAKPWLSTQTNQDPRAATGRRLRWGVVSTGNIANSVSLDLSLLEDAELYAVSSRTQAAADAFAQTLGFAQAYGNDGGVPGYQRLFDDPAVDVVYVATPHAQHFQIAAAALRAGKHVLCEKALTINAREATELVKLAREHKVFFMEAVWSRFLPSMQRAFSIAASGEIGHIQWVSADLGFPAPYDPSARIWALNDGGGALLDITVYPLLWALGTLGFPQSVTAIGTLNEDGVDTQNALTLGYASGAQAQLTSSLTAHGPRTATVAGGLGYLQTVGSVNNPRELLIRVGWDEPRHERFDVVGVGYTYELREVTRCIQQGLMESPVMPLDDSVNVMRLFDGVRSQLGIRYPNDAR; from the coding sequence ATGACGCTCCCTATCGCCAAGCCGTGGCTGTCCACCCAGACCAATCAGGATCCCCGCGCGGCCACCGGCCGGCGTTTGCGATGGGGAGTCGTGTCAACGGGCAACATCGCCAACAGTGTTTCCCTGGACCTTTCCTTGCTGGAGGACGCAGAACTCTACGCCGTGAGTTCAAGGACCCAAGCTGCCGCAGACGCTTTTGCGCAGACGCTTGGTTTCGCCCAGGCCTACGGGAACGACGGCGGTGTCCCTGGCTACCAGCGGCTGTTCGACGATCCCGCGGTCGACGTGGTTTACGTGGCGACACCCCATGCCCAGCACTTCCAGATCGCCGCGGCGGCCCTGCGCGCCGGCAAACATGTCCTGTGCGAGAAAGCACTCACCATCAACGCCCGCGAAGCAACCGAGCTGGTGAAACTGGCCCGCGAGCACAAGGTGTTCTTCATGGAGGCGGTCTGGAGCCGCTTCCTGCCCAGCATGCAGCGCGCCTTTTCCATTGCGGCGTCAGGGGAAATCGGGCACATCCAGTGGGTCAGCGCGGACCTGGGCTTCCCCGCGCCCTACGATCCGTCCGCCCGCATCTGGGCGCTCAATGACGGAGGCGGGGCCCTGCTGGACATCACCGTCTACCCCTTGCTCTGGGCCTTGGGAACACTGGGCTTCCCCCAGTCAGTTACCGCGATCGGCACGTTGAACGAAGACGGCGTGGACACCCAGAATGCACTGACGCTCGGTTACGCCAGCGGTGCCCAAGCGCAATTGACGTCATCCCTGACTGCCCATGGACCACGGACTGCCACAGTGGCTGGCGGGCTCGGGTATCTGCAGACGGTGGGCTCGGTCAACAATCCGCGGGAACTGCTGATCCGTGTTGGCTGGGACGAGCCGCGGCATGAACGGTTCGACGTGGTGGGCGTCGGCTACACGTACGAACTCCGCGAGGTGACACGGTGCATTCAACAGGGCCTGATGGAAAGCCCGGTCATGCCCCTGGATGACTCCGTCAACGTCATGCGCTTGTTCGACGGCGTACGTTCCCAGTTGGGCATCCGGTACCCGAACGACGCGCGGTGA
- a CDS encoding efflux RND transporter periplasmic adaptor subunit, translated as MGIFRRVILPVAWLLVFAIIAVALVKIAFVDGLKPSASQPAPLAQVDIPVVPATRATVTNTVEIKGTVQSDTAEVIRSTSAGKVIKVFVEQGATVAKGDALFQVKAERAVTSAQPSKDGMSSASKPVYDYFDILAPSGGTLQSLTTLIDQQVGVGESVGKIDPGTYTVAGSVTAAQQYRLLGKPGPAEISLVGGPAPFQCTEVTLKNNASDDGGSASGGLASTGGGAGMGVGGAIAGPGGGSATPPDAGGTPTGTLSCAIPAGHEVFAGLGATMTVSAGVAADVVTVPLTSVKGSVKDGIVWLAGATGGAPEERKVQLGLNDGSVVEVVSGLAEGEQVLEFVPGAPAAPDPMMGPGQIAYAPAG; from the coding sequence ATGGGTATTTTTCGGCGCGTCATTTTGCCGGTTGCCTGGTTATTGGTTTTCGCAATAATTGCGGTGGCTTTGGTCAAGATCGCTTTCGTGGACGGCCTCAAACCATCTGCTTCCCAGCCGGCGCCCTTGGCGCAAGTGGACATTCCGGTGGTCCCGGCCACGCGCGCTACGGTCACCAATACTGTGGAAATCAAGGGAACCGTCCAAAGCGACACAGCTGAGGTCATACGGTCCACGTCTGCGGGCAAGGTCATCAAGGTATTTGTCGAACAGGGTGCCACGGTGGCCAAGGGCGATGCCCTCTTCCAGGTCAAGGCCGAGCGCGCAGTGACATCAGCGCAGCCATCCAAGGACGGAATGTCCTCGGCGTCCAAGCCGGTTTATGACTACTTCGACATCCTTGCCCCCAGCGGCGGTACCCTGCAGTCCTTGACCACGCTGATCGACCAGCAAGTGGGCGTCGGGGAAAGCGTGGGCAAGATCGACCCCGGCACCTACACGGTGGCCGGTTCGGTGACCGCTGCCCAGCAGTACCGCCTGCTCGGAAAGCCCGGCCCAGCGGAGATCTCATTGGTGGGTGGACCGGCGCCGTTCCAGTGCACCGAAGTGACACTCAAGAACAACGCGTCCGACGACGGCGGCAGTGCCTCGGGCGGTTTGGCTTCCACTGGCGGAGGTGCTGGCATGGGTGTGGGCGGCGCGATCGCTGGACCCGGGGGCGGTTCTGCCACGCCACCGGACGCGGGTGGCACACCCACGGGAACGCTTAGCTGCGCAATCCCGGCTGGGCACGAGGTCTTTGCCGGACTTGGCGCGACCATGACCGTTAGTGCCGGCGTCGCCGCCGATGTTGTGACCGTGCCATTGACGTCGGTGAAAGGCAGCGTGAAGGACGGGATCGTCTGGCTCGCTGGCGCAACCGGAGGGGCGCCGGAGGAGCGCAAGGTCCAGTTGGGGCTGAACGATGGCTCCGTGGTTGAAGTGGTCTCAGGACTGGCCGAAGGCGAGCAGGTGTTGGAGTTCGTACCCGGTGCTCCGGCTGCCCCGGACCCCATGATGGGGCCGGGACAAATCGCCTACGCTCCGGCGGGCTGA
- a CDS encoding ABC transporter ATP-binding protein — MTGTAEVVEGTRETLVSLRSVTRSVTLPDEQQLHILRGVDLEVQSGDHTAIVGRSGCGKSTLLNLLGLLDVPTSGELEFLGQSADRLSSNARARLRGSTVGFVFQQFNLLPGRSALDNVITPLFYAKGREFWRRRELAMDMLDRVGLAARANTMPNMLSGGEQQRVAIARALIRKPRLILADEPTGALDVETGQAVMALLDSVATETAAALVTITHDTNVAALARACYRLDSGVLTPLAVAKTAGVSV, encoded by the coding sequence GTGACAGGGACAGCAGAAGTAGTAGAAGGCACCAGGGAAACCCTCGTCAGCCTCCGTTCGGTAACCCGTTCCGTGACGCTGCCGGACGAGCAGCAACTGCACATCCTCCGAGGCGTCGATCTTGAGGTTCAAAGCGGTGACCACACGGCCATAGTGGGCCGTTCAGGGTGCGGAAAATCAACGTTGCTCAACCTCTTGGGACTCCTGGATGTGCCCACGTCCGGTGAGCTGGAATTCCTCGGACAATCTGCGGACCGGTTGAGCAGCAACGCCCGCGCCCGCCTGCGCGGTTCCACAGTTGGCTTCGTGTTCCAGCAGTTCAACCTGCTCCCGGGCCGTAGTGCCCTGGACAACGTCATCACACCGCTTTTCTATGCCAAGGGCAGGGAATTTTGGCGCCGCCGCGAACTGGCGATGGACATGCTGGACCGCGTTGGATTGGCCGCCCGCGCCAACACCATGCCAAACATGTTGTCCGGCGGTGAGCAACAGCGAGTGGCGATCGCCCGTGCGCTGATCCGTAAGCCGAGGCTCATCCTTGCCGATGAACCAACGGGCGCACTGGACGTCGAAACCGGGCAGGCCGTCATGGCCTTGCTGGACTCTGTGGCCACTGAAACCGCGGCCGCACTGGTGACCATCACGCACGATACCAACGTGGCGGCATTGGCACGTGCGTGCTATCGACTGGACTCGGGCGTGCTCACCCCGCTGGCAGTTGCCAAGACAGCAGGAGTAAGCGTATGA
- a CDS encoding ABC transporter permease yields MTGFMSTLVEAWQELRINKVRILLALLGVALSVSALTSVVGLGSLVREGIKVQSERDGGRVATLTLSVNGPSAPDAEKLEKAYAGIQQRYGITTSAHVGRTQAGFQFPRGVTAVNMTIVDIGYGTIHRVPLSQGTWFAADDDQRFAPAVVVSEAFYNQAGRPNLATDPTVSIPGDQPATAVIIGVVPDTWPDAPPAAFILTKAAAMTGMKPDMSEFKLWVGEEQAAALTAAISADLQGQFPGYYAQAQRVDFAAYGDPLGPAQWIVGGVAGLVLLLGAVGMLNISMVTVRYRVREIGIRRSFGATSGRIFFGVMMESVVATAVAGIAGVMLAVAVVKNPWIESKVAPGLIEYPSFPIDAALLGFGAAVLVGALAGAIPALVAVRVKVIDAIRF; encoded by the coding sequence ATGACCGGCTTCATGTCCACGCTGGTGGAAGCGTGGCAGGAACTCCGCATCAACAAGGTGCGTATCCTACTGGCCCTCCTTGGAGTCGCCTTGTCTGTTTCTGCGCTGACATCCGTGGTGGGCCTCGGCAGCCTGGTACGCGAGGGGATTAAAGTGCAGTCCGAACGCGATGGAGGCCGCGTAGCAACGTTGACGTTGAGCGTCAACGGCCCGTCCGCCCCCGACGCCGAAAAACTGGAGAAGGCCTACGCAGGAATCCAGCAGCGTTACGGCATCACCACGTCGGCCCATGTGGGCCGCACCCAGGCAGGCTTCCAGTTTCCCCGCGGAGTGACCGCCGTGAACATGACCATAGTGGACATCGGGTACGGCACCATCCACCGCGTGCCCCTCTCGCAAGGAACGTGGTTCGCTGCCGACGACGACCAAAGGTTCGCACCCGCCGTCGTGGTCTCCGAAGCCTTCTACAACCAGGCGGGCAGGCCCAATCTGGCCACCGATCCCACCGTCAGCATCCCAGGTGACCAGCCGGCAACGGCGGTGATTATCGGCGTCGTTCCCGATACCTGGCCGGACGCTCCTCCGGCCGCGTTCATCCTCACCAAAGCCGCCGCAATGACGGGGATGAAACCTGACATGTCCGAGTTCAAACTCTGGGTGGGGGAGGAACAGGCCGCTGCACTGACCGCCGCTATCTCTGCGGACCTGCAGGGCCAGTTCCCGGGATACTACGCCCAAGCCCAGCGTGTCGACTTCGCCGCCTACGGTGATCCGCTGGGACCGGCCCAGTGGATTGTGGGCGGCGTAGCCGGGCTGGTGCTCCTGCTCGGTGCGGTGGGAATGCTCAACATCTCCATGGTCACCGTTCGCTACAGGGTAAGGGAGATCGGCATCCGCCGCAGTTTCGGCGCCACCTCGGGCAGGATCTTCTTCGGCGTCATGATGGAATCCGTAGTAGCCACGGCGGTTGCTGGAATCGCAGGCGTCATGCTGGCCGTTGCCGTGGTGAAGAACCCCTGGATCGAGTCAAAGGTAGCGCCCGGACTCATCGAATACCCGTCCTTTCCCATCGACGCCGCACTGCTGGGCTTTGGCGCGGCTGTCTTGGTGGGCGCACTCGCCGGAGCCATCCCTGCGCTCGTGGCGGTGCGCGTCAAGGTTATCGATGCGATCCGCTTTTGA
- a CDS encoding ABC transporter ATP-binding protein, whose protein sequence is MIEVKDLVRQFKSGDRTIKPVNGVSFQLEKGSLASIVGKSGSGKSTLLSLLGALDKPTSGDVVVDGVSLAGLPDSKLTEYRRRDIGFVFQQFNLIPNLSAVDNVMLPMEFAGVRKSARLKRAKELLEQVQLDPEKQSRRTNRLSGGEQQRVAIARALANEPKLILADEPTGNLDEQTGEHIIELLSSLSRDHNTTILVVTHDRSLAQKTGRCFRLQQGRLTEEIKSGSHR, encoded by the coding sequence GTGATTGAAGTCAAGGACCTGGTCCGTCAGTTCAAGTCCGGCGACAGGACCATCAAGCCTGTCAACGGTGTCAGCTTCCAGCTGGAGAAGGGATCTCTGGCGTCGATCGTCGGCAAGAGCGGCAGCGGCAAAAGCACGCTGTTGTCCCTTCTGGGCGCGCTGGACAAACCGACCAGCGGAGACGTCGTCGTGGATGGCGTCAGCCTGGCGGGATTGCCGGACAGCAAACTGACCGAGTACCGCCGTCGTGATATCGGTTTCGTGTTCCAACAGTTCAACTTGATCCCGAACCTCAGCGCCGTGGACAACGTCATGCTGCCCATGGAGTTCGCAGGCGTCCGCAAATCAGCACGGCTTAAGCGGGCCAAGGAACTGCTGGAGCAGGTGCAGTTGGATCCGGAGAAGCAGTCCCGCCGGACCAACCGTTTGTCAGGTGGCGAGCAGCAACGCGTCGCGATCGCACGGGCACTGGCCAACGAGCCCAAGCTGATCCTTGCCGATGAGCCCACGGGAAACCTGGATGAGCAGACCGGCGAGCACATCATCGAACTTTTGAGCTCACTGAGCCGGGACCACAACACCACCATCCTGGTTGTCACCCACGACCGCAGCCTGGCGCAGAAAACGGGACGCTGCTTCCGCCTTCAGCAGGGCCGGCTCACAGAGGAGATCAAAAGCGGATCGCATCGATAA
- a CDS encoding FtsX-like permease family protein: MSVLARSVGNAFRNKIRTAAVVAVLAVAIGLALAMLVANQAVGAKVQELNASVGTTLTVNPAGGQGFEGGGEPLTTTQAQTAASVSNVTSVVGTKALRLQTATTETNTTQQAAPGGFGPGGQQATVTTNLTAAIDAGTLGNRNGSTGNTGSTGSTTQRVRALPITATGIGAEVDSTGKALNITSGTGLGDYTTATANALVGTSLAEKNSLTVGSTFTIQDKTFTVAGIFDAGTAFGNNAVYLTLPEAQALAGTPDELSTMIVTVNSMQNVDSTKTAVQSALGTDKADVTQGQRNLETAVSSLDSVKNISLVAFIAALATAGLIILLIMVMLVRERRREIGVLKAIGARNRTIGLQFVLESLVLVALGSVVGAAIASFASGGIASALISSNTSTTAATTTQRGAGLAGAVPNGTIPGGGFPGGGFPGGQGGPFGGASQLLTSVTASASPGVIAAGIAAVFAVAIIGALVPALLTARIRPIEVLRGE; the protein is encoded by the coding sequence GTGAGCGTCCTTGCCCGAAGCGTAGGCAATGCCTTCCGCAACAAAATCAGAACGGCCGCGGTGGTCGCTGTGCTGGCCGTAGCTATCGGCCTGGCATTGGCCATGCTTGTTGCCAACCAGGCCGTGGGTGCCAAGGTCCAGGAGCTCAATGCTTCCGTGGGCACTACCCTCACCGTTAATCCTGCCGGTGGGCAGGGCTTTGAGGGCGGCGGCGAACCGCTCACGACCACTCAAGCGCAGACGGCAGCTTCGGTCAGCAACGTCACGTCCGTGGTGGGCACCAAGGCGCTCCGCCTTCAGACTGCAACCACAGAAACAAACACCACACAGCAGGCCGCTCCAGGCGGTTTTGGTCCCGGCGGGCAGCAGGCCACTGTCACCACCAACCTGACGGCGGCCATCGACGCCGGTACGCTGGGCAACCGTAACGGCTCCACCGGGAACACTGGAAGCACGGGCAGCACCACCCAGCGGGTACGCGCCCTGCCGATTACCGCAACTGGCATCGGCGCCGAGGTTGACAGCACCGGCAAGGCCTTGAACATCACTAGCGGCACCGGCCTGGGCGACTACACCACGGCAACGGCGAACGCGCTGGTTGGAACATCGCTGGCGGAGAAGAACAGCCTGACCGTGGGCTCCACCTTCACCATCCAGGACAAGACGTTCACCGTGGCTGGCATCTTCGACGCCGGAACCGCCTTCGGAAACAACGCCGTCTATCTCACCCTTCCAGAAGCCCAAGCGCTGGCTGGAACTCCTGACGAACTCTCCACCATGATCGTCACGGTCAACAGCATGCAGAACGTCGATAGCACCAAGACGGCAGTTCAGTCGGCGTTGGGAACTGACAAGGCGGACGTCACCCAAGGCCAACGCAACCTCGAAACCGCGGTCAGCTCCCTGGACAGCGTCAAGAACATCTCCCTGGTCGCGTTCATTGCCGCACTCGCTACCGCAGGACTCATCATCCTTCTGATCATGGTGATGCTGGTCCGCGAGCGCCGCCGCGAAATTGGCGTCCTGAAGGCTATCGGTGCCCGCAACCGCACTATTGGCCTGCAGTTCGTCCTTGAATCGCTGGTCCTGGTGGCCTTGGGCAGCGTGGTGGGTGCAGCTATTGCATCGTTTGCCAGCGGCGGTATCGCGTCCGCACTGATCAGTTCGAACACCAGCACGACGGCGGCAACCACCACCCAGCGAGGCGCCGGGCTGGCGGGGGCCGTACCAAATGGCACCATCCCGGGCGGCGGCTTCCCCGGGGGCGGCTTCCCCGGGGGCCAAGGCGGTCCGTTCGGCGGGGCCTCCCAATTGCTCACGTCCGTCACGGCGAGCGCCTCCCCCGGCGTCATCGCTGCAGGCATCGCCGCGGTCTTCGCGGTAGCCATCATCGGCGCGTTGGTCCCTGCCTTGCTGACCGCCCGTATCCGTCCCATCGAAGTACTCCGAGGAGAATAG